One Hymenobacter swuensis DY53 genomic window, CCGACGGCGTCTTTATGGCGGGCAGTTCCTTCGAGGAAACGGTATTGCTCGCCAATGCGCTGACCGCGAAGCTGGTTGAAAAAGGCCGGCAGCCGGCAGACTTCGTGCGGTCGGTGGCGCAAAACCCCATCGTGGGCCGCACCGATGCCGAGGCCCACGCGAAGTACCAGGCAATCCGCGCCCTAGGTCCGTATTCGCACCGGCCCGTTCCCTTGTTCATGGGCTCCGCCGAACGCATTGCCAACGAGATACAGAAGTGGTATGAAGCCGGAGCAATCGACATGCTGATGGTTCAGCAGGACCATCCGTATGGGATACAAGACTTTATCGAGCTGGTAGTACCTATTCTTCAAGAACGCGGCATCTTTCACCGAGACTACGAAGCGCAAACCCTGCGGGGAAATCTTGAATTACCAAAACCAGCGTTTCGAACGATTTAAACAGCGCCCTTTGCTGTTGCTGCTAATCAAACACCTGGCCTGCTGCTACGAGCGGCCACTTACCTAAAGAAGTTATGCCTACCCCAGTGAACGAGTCCAACCGCCCGGAAAAGCCACCAGTCGCTTATTCCATTCTAGACCTGGCCATCGTCTCGCAAGGCGATACGGTGAAGCAGACCCTCAACAATTCATTGACGCTGGCTCAGGCCGCCGAAGCCGCCCACTACACCCGCTATTGGCTGGCCGAACACCATAACTCCGATAACATCGGCAGCAACGCGCCCCCTTTGCTCATCGGGTACGTGGCGGAAAATACGACGACCATCCGGGTGGGCTCCGGCGGCATCATGCTGCCCAATCACTCGCCTCTGCTTGTGGCCGAGCAGTTTGGCACCTTGGCGCAGCTCTATCCGGGCCGCATCGATTTGGGGGTGGGCCGGGCGGCGGGCACCGACTCGCCGACCGCGAAGGCCATCCGGTCGGATTTCATGCAGGCAGCCCAGGCCTTTCCGCAGGAAATCGGGAAAATTCAGACCTACTTCTCCCCGGCCAACAAGCAGGCTGCCGTGCGGGCCCCGATTGCCGAGGGCACCGAGGTGCCCTTGTACATCTTAGGTTCCAGCACCGATAGCGCCCACCTGGCGGCCAAGCTGGGCCTGCCCTATGCGTTTGCCAGCCACTTTGCCTCCACCTACTTACACCAGGCGCTGCAAATTTACCGTGACGAGTTTCAGCCTTCGGCGGCGCTGAGCCAGCCGTATACCATCGTGGCCCTCAACGCCTACGTGGCCGATACCGACGAAGAAGCCCAGCGGCAGTTTACGAGCGTCATCCGCATGTTTGTCGGGATGTTGACAGGGCAAACGAGAGAGCCCCTGCAGCCATCCACGGACATGACTGAAGAGCTGCAAGACCTGTGGCAGCACCCAGCCGTCTACCAGATGCTCAAGTATTCGTTTGTCGGCAGCAAGCAAAACGTCAAGCAACAGCTACAAGGTTTTCTGGCCGAAACGCAGGCCGATGAGCTCATCACCGCTTCCAGCATGTACGCCCTGGAAGACCGGCTCAAATCTACCCGGTTGTTTGGGGAAATTATGCAGGAGCTTAACGAAAACAGGTAACGCAAAAAGGCAAGTAGCCCCTAGCAGGCTAATCAGCCTTACTGCCGAATTGCGTCCAGATTGACTCCTTCGGTAGGGCCGTTTCCTGTTTATCATCGTAAGAAAGCAGGTGGCCATCCAGCTGCCCGCTTTTTCTTTTCCTACCTGCCTATGCCTTCGCTACATCCCAGCGCCGCTGCCGACAACGAACTGACCGACAACCGGCACCGTCCGCCCGTGCGCACCGAGTACCGTACCACCGACGCGCCGCTCATCGTGACGCCCACCTTTCTGACGCGCGCTGACAACACCCCGCGCGCCGAGCGCACCATGGACCCGGGCTCAACCAAGGGCCGACACGGCGAGGGCATCGAAAACCCCGACGCAGAGCCGGCGGAAATTGCCCTGGAAGCGAATCCCAACCTGGCCTACGAGCACTGGGATGAGTACTGGCGCAAGGTACACGGCCCCAAATTCGCTTACGAGGAGCCCGGCACCGACAACGAGCCCGTGCTGCGCTACGACCAGGTGCACCGCTTCGCGGGCGGGCCATCATCGTACTTCCGCCCGCCCTACAAGGCCATGATTACGGCCGATAAAAAGCTGGTGAGCGACCCCTACGCCCAGGTGCCGGCCTACCAGCGCCCGCGCTTCGACGGCTTTGCCTACATCGCCTACGCCGCGGAGGCTGACATCCAGAAGGTGCTCAAGCAGCCACAGTATGACAAGCGTATCATCGCCGACGAGCAAACGGCGTTCCGCCTGGTGACCCGCGAAATTGCCCGCGAGTACATC contains:
- a CDS encoding LLM class flavin-dependent oxidoreductase; the encoded protein is MPTPVNESNRPEKPPVAYSILDLAIVSQGDTVKQTLNNSLTLAQAAEAAHYTRYWLAEHHNSDNIGSNAPPLLIGYVAENTTTIRVGSGGIMLPNHSPLLVAEQFGTLAQLYPGRIDLGVGRAAGTDSPTAKAIRSDFMQAAQAFPQEIGKIQTYFSPANKQAAVRAPIAEGTEVPLYILGSSTDSAHLAAKLGLPYAFASHFASTYLHQALQIYRDEFQPSAALSQPYTIVALNAYVADTDEEAQRQFTSVIRMFVGMLTGQTREPLQPSTDMTEELQDLWQHPAVYQMLKYSFVGSKQNVKQQLQGFLAETQADELITASSMYALEDRLKSTRLFGEIMQELNENR
- a CDS encoding EthD domain-containing protein; its protein translation is MPSLHPSAAADNELTDNRHRPPVRTEYRTTDAPLIVTPTFLTRADNTPRAERTMDPGSTKGRHGEGIENPDAEPAEIALEANPNLAYEHWDEYWRKVHGPKFAYEEPGTDNEPVLRYDQVHRFAGGPSSYFRPPYKAMITADKKLVSDPYAQVPAYQRPRFDGFAYIAYAAEADIQKVLKQPQYDKRIIADEQTAFRLVTREIAREYILLPSPQHRDPLSLVKIHYRRPELSREEFQQRLLGPHAALVLAQPATHTYVRRYAQLHNIGSTQQPDPEGNPIDAVSVLCFASVNDVEDYLATDDYQAIEADEATFIDLARSEFWTGLNYSVINRLLPELATRR